In Maridesulfovibrio frigidus DSM 17176, a genomic segment contains:
- a CDS encoding multiheme c-type cytochrome, whose amino-acid sequence MRKLYALLIVLTALMAFWGCTTEEPVVDVAKITSQPKEFVGSETCKTCHLEHYDSWKATNHSRMAQNAKLNVDAFIVDINDKTIKADFQKLADIGKLKLPVDQIYFPTKDEILYTLGNEWKQRYIVKKDGILYISPIQFNTETGRWVNYHEKDWDKRPWLLKCGGCHTTGTKLDPNDMSKSSFTEPGVGCEACHGAGSWHTALPKTAVFEKRDTIINPAKLPRGVAVQICGSCHNRGKSTMEKGAGWPVGYTPGKALETYYKSTSFAAGDKKHMYPNEFSKGHHQQYIDWLKSEHRREGVTCTSCHFVHQLGMPSTRFQTKGQGSSSCLSCHKPANQNMAHSIHSFANCIGCHMPRIAKSAESKDIHSHVFKTLLPSGTLENKDIPNSCQNCHRHKDDDLAELQKRFKILSSVPSPRGKVVEPMNAYK is encoded by the coding sequence ATGAGAAAACTGTATGCGTTGTTAATTGTCTTAACGGCATTAATGGCTTTTTGGGGATGTACAACAGAGGAACCTGTTGTAGATGTTGCTAAAATAACTTCACAACCAAAAGAATTTGTTGGATCAGAAACTTGTAAAACATGTCATCTAGAACATTACGACTCGTGGAAAGCTACAAATCACAGTCGCATGGCCCAGAATGCTAAACTTAACGTGGATGCATTCATTGTTGATATCAATGACAAAACGATCAAGGCCGACTTCCAAAAATTAGCTGATATCGGCAAACTCAAACTTCCAGTCGATCAAATTTATTTCCCAACGAAAGACGAAATTTTGTACACACTCGGTAACGAGTGGAAGCAGCGTTACATTGTTAAAAAGGATGGCATTTTATACATTTCGCCTATCCAGTTTAATACTGAAACAGGCCGCTGGGTGAACTATCACGAAAAAGATTGGGACAAACGCCCATGGCTGCTCAAGTGTGGTGGTTGTCATACCACAGGAACAAAGCTTGATCCGAATGATATGTCGAAAAGTTCATTCACAGAACCGGGCGTTGGTTGTGAAGCCTGTCATGGCGCTGGTTCATGGCATACCGCGCTACCTAAAACTGCTGTATTTGAAAAGCGCGACACCATCATCAATCCTGCGAAGCTTCCACGCGGCGTAGCCGTTCAGATTTGTGGTAGCTGTCATAACCGCGGTAAGTCTACCATGGAAAAAGGCGCTGGTTGGCCTGTTGGTTACACACCAGGTAAGGCTCTTGAAACTTACTACAAATCAACTTCATTCGCTGCTGGCGACAAGAAGCACATGTACCCGAATGAGTTCTCAAAAGGACATCATCAGCAGTACATCGATTGGCTGAAGTCTGAACATAGACGTGAAGGCGTAACTTGTACGTCATGTCATTTTGTTCATCAGTTGGGCATGCCTTCAACTCGCTTCCAGACAAAGGGCCAGGGATCTTCATCTTGTCTATCTTGTCATAAGCCTGCGAACCAGAACATGGCTCATTCCATTCACTCATTTGCGAATTGCATCGGTTGTCATATGCCGAGAATCGCAAAGAGTGCGGAGTCGAAGGACATACACAGTCATGTATTCAAGACTCTGCTACCTTCCGGCACACTTGAGAACAAGGACATCCCGAACTCCTGTCAAAACTGTCATCGTCACAAGGATGATGATTTAGCTGAACTTCAGAAACGTTTCAAGATTCTGTCTTCAGTGCCTAGTCCTCGAGGCAAAGTCGTGGAGCCCATGAACGCCTACAAATAA
- a CDS encoding cytochrome c3 family protein, which produces MQRKLILYALLLMGIFLAAPSWAQEEVTSGSYRYKDRESSTGEYDKYEVRPGRGTPFLQWNKIPKDVIGYSQGNVDVNRPGNVSFKADAHAGIANYRFKRCGDCHVEEAKNNRHVTRADISCRQCHGMEPISGINYYYSQLNPIRRHAYVCAKCHQGASASFARYLVHEPNPFVKATLSDFPKFYYSAWAMLLLVIVTLGFFLSHTGIWVIRDLFTRKPEKGVDDED; this is translated from the coding sequence ATGCAACGTAAACTGATACTATATGCCCTGCTCCTGATGGGAATTTTCCTCGCTGCGCCTTCATGGGCGCAGGAGGAAGTTACCTCAGGTTCATACCGGTACAAAGACCGGGAATCCAGCACGGGCGAATATGATAAATATGAAGTAAGGCCGGGACGGGGAACTCCGTTCCTCCAATGGAATAAAATACCTAAAGACGTCATCGGATACTCTCAAGGCAATGTTGATGTAAACAGGCCGGGAAATGTCAGCTTCAAGGCTGATGCACACGCTGGAATCGCAAATTACAGATTCAAGCGATGCGGCGATTGCCATGTAGAAGAAGCCAAAAACAACCGCCACGTAACACGGGCGGATATCTCTTGTCGTCAATGTCATGGAATGGAGCCGATTTCGGGAATAAATTATTATTACTCGCAATTGAATCCCATACGAAGACATGCATACGTTTGTGCCAAGTGTCATCAAGGTGCCAGCGCATCATTTGCAAGATATCTGGTGCACGAGCCTAATCCCTTTGTTAAGGCAACACTTTCGGATTTTCCGAAGTTCTATTACTCCGCATGGGCAATGCTTTTGCTAGTTATAGTTACACTGGGATTTTTCCTGTCACACACAGGAATTTGGGTAATACGCGACCTATTCACCAGAAAGCCAGAAAAGGGGGTGGATGATGAGGATTAG
- a CDS encoding formate dehydrogenase subunit gamma: MMRIRRFTPIQKTFHLLLIITFMTQAVTGMARMYGTTMFGKALGAPFGGYVNCLAVHKVVGVAMLLLFVCHIIYAVILVLAGKVQSHDSLLPKLRDLKEFFGHLRWMMGGKLPRFERWAYWEKFDYWAVFWGMVLLGRTGLLLFDPVQTARYMDGSELNIALWMHRLEAGLAMGYIFLVHFSVIVLRKHSFPMDQAMWGKDADYNTVKLERPEWIERLENTGQLDGLIVKDSSPVLTTFSYLIGIGGVILGVYLVIGGLMNAHLIPW; the protein is encoded by the coding sequence ATGATGAGGATTAGAAGATTCACTCCAATTCAAAAAACCTTCCACTTGCTTTTGATAATAACATTCATGACTCAAGCCGTAACAGGCATGGCAAGGATGTACGGGACAACAATGTTCGGTAAAGCATTAGGAGCCCCTTTCGGGGGATATGTAAATTGCCTGGCCGTTCATAAGGTCGTGGGAGTAGCAATGCTCCTGCTGTTTGTATGTCACATAATCTATGCTGTGATTCTCGTACTTGCCGGAAAAGTGCAAAGCCATGATTCCCTGCTTCCGAAGCTACGTGACCTCAAAGAATTCTTTGGTCACCTGCGCTGGATGATGGGCGGAAAGCTGCCTAGATTTGAAAGATGGGCTTATTGGGAAAAGTTCGACTATTGGGCTGTATTCTGGGGAATGGTACTACTGGGCCGAACTGGGCTATTGCTCTTTGATCCAGTACAAACCGCCAGATACATGGATGGCTCGGAGCTCAACATAGCACTGTGGATGCATAGACTGGAGGCGGGACTTGCCATGGGGTACATATTCCTTGTCCACTTCAGCGTGATAGTGCTGCGTAAGCACAGCTTCCCTATGGATCAGGCAATGTGGGGCAAAGATGCTGACTATAACACTGTTAAATTAGAACGCCCTGAATGGATCGAAAGATTGGAAAACACAGGTCAACTTGATGGACTCATCGTAAAAGATTCATCTCCCGTACTGACAACCTTTTCCTACCTTATAGGTATTGGAGGAGTAATACTGGGAGTATATCTCGTAATCGGAGGACTTATGAATGCCCACCTGATTCCTTGGTAG